The following are encoded together in the Panicum virgatum strain AP13 chromosome 6K, P.virgatum_v5, whole genome shotgun sequence genome:
- the LOC120713429 gene encoding probable mediator of RNA polymerase II transcription subunit 26c: MALRRSKPFLAAFPLIDAAIEGAGGLSRDEFRSARARIVELLCDAADDDGKVEGFCELLDEAMAESLATLRAVPAEKIELASGDLVGAVGALMKDHPSERVRGLARDVVRWWRAGIKAELARARAAMDVLDGLSSTLPPPAANCDTKTKKEGKLPDEQQQPRARKTPANITISHPSTAESKKGAPITSASKAKPSANMKAPAVVQAQPKKTPPVIVSSSATEEEKKMEATKRKLHERYQEAEEAKRQRKIQWIEPPRPPPGMKKGQMQRNAHPARCAAARGFVKPSSGMRV; encoded by the coding sequence ATGGCGCTCCGCCGCTCCAAGCCCTTCCTGGCGGCGTTCCCGCTCATCGACGCCGCCAtcgagggcgccggcggcctctcCCGCGACGAGTTCCGGAGCGCCAGGGCCCGGATCGTCGAGCTGCTCTGCGACGCCGCGGACGACGATGGCAAGGTGGAGGGCTTCTGCGAGCTGCTGGACGAGGCCATGGCGGAGTCGCTCGCCACGCTGCGGGCCGTGCCCGCCGAGAAGATCGAGCTGGCGTCCGGCGATCTGGTCGGCGCCGTCGGCGCGCTGATGAAGGACCACCCGTCGGAACGGGTCCGCGGGCTCGCGCGCGACGTCGTGCGCTGGTGGAGGGCGGGCATCAAGGCCGAGCTCGCCAGGGCCAGGGCCGCCATGGACGTGCTGGACGGCCTCTCATCTactctgccgccgcccgccgccaacTGCGACACGAAGACGAAGAAGGAAGGGAAGCTGCCggacgagcagcagcagcctcgtgCACGGAAGACACCCGCCAACATCACCATCAGCCATCCTAGCACGGCGGAGTCCAAGAAGGGGGCTCCGATCACCAGCGCCAGCAAAGCCAAGCCATCAGCGAACATGAAAGCTCCAGCCGTCGTCCAAGCGCAGCCAAAGAAGACGCCGCCTGTCATCGTTAGTAGCAGCGCCaccgaggaggagaagaagatggaGGCCACGAAGCGGAAGCTCCACGAACGGTaccaggaggccgaggaggcgaAGCGGCAGCGCAAGATACAGTGGATCGagccaccacggccgccgccggggatgaAGAAGGGCCAAATGCAGCGCAACGCGCACCCGGCgcgctgcgcggcggcgaggggcttcGTCAAGCCTAGCTCTGGGATGAGGGTTTAG